The Hahella sp. HNIBRBA332 genome window below encodes:
- the cas1f gene encoding type I-F CRISPR-associated endonuclease Cas1f produces the protein MKTSDNNQLKKVRPRAVMLSKRANVFYLERARVMQVDDRVVYLTETGAEIESMFNIPDKNTAFLLLGKGTSITDAAIRKFAESNVLVGFCGSGGSPLFGALDITFLAPQDEYRPTQYMQGWMSQWLNEAQRLALAKEFLMARVNWTLEQWDARGLVAPDSLIDRFERGIRQAQDTPHLLAAEAMWAKDLYKLLARQFKLEFRREEGKRSKETIADGVNGFLDHGNYIAYGYAATALHGLGIPFALPVLHGKTRRGALVFDVADIIKDGLVMPLAFEYGSKRSKDNVFRADLIQTAQEKGVLDFLMGFLSEVAVKTKLSQ, from the coding sequence ATGAAGACTTCCGATAATAATCAATTAAAAAAAGTTCGCCCTCGTGCAGTTATGCTTTCTAAGAGGGCGAACGTTTTCTACCTTGAACGCGCCAGAGTAATGCAGGTTGACGATCGTGTGGTTTACCTAACGGAAACTGGAGCAGAAATTGAGAGCATGTTCAATATACCGGACAAGAACACGGCCTTTCTATTACTAGGCAAAGGAACGTCAATAACTGACGCTGCTATTCGCAAGTTTGCCGAATCGAATGTCTTGGTTGGTTTTTGCGGAAGCGGCGGCTCTCCGTTATTTGGCGCGTTAGATATCACATTCTTGGCTCCACAAGATGAATACCGGCCCACTCAGTACATGCAAGGCTGGATGAGCCAATGGTTGAACGAAGCTCAGAGATTAGCTTTGGCGAAAGAGTTCCTTATGGCTCGAGTTAATTGGACATTAGAGCAATGGGACGCCCGTGGTTTGGTTGCGCCAGATAGTCTGATCGACCGTTTTGAGAGAGGCATCAGACAGGCGCAGGATACCCCGCACTTATTAGCGGCGGAGGCTATGTGGGCGAAAGACTTATATAAGCTACTAGCAAGGCAGTTCAAACTTGAGTTTCGTAGGGAAGAAGGAAAGCGTTCAAAGGAAACCATAGCGGATGGTGTGAATGGATTTCTAGACCACGGGAATTATATTGCTTACGGCTATGCTGCTACTGCATTGCACGGGTTGGGAATTCCATTTGCTCTACCTGTTCTTCATGGGAAAACACGGCGAGGAGCTTTGGTATTTGATGTGGCGGATATTATAAAAGACGGTCTAGTAATGCCTCTGGCGTTTGAGTACGGCAGCAAGCGATCTAAGGATAATGTATTTCGTGCAGACCTAATTCAAACAGCACAAGAGAAGGGCGTTTTGGACTTCCTGATGGGGTTCCTTTCTGAGGTGGCAGTTAAAACCAAGTTAAGTCAGTAA
- a CDS encoding type I-F CRISPR-associated endoribonuclease Cas6/Csy4: MLPLFYSNIELRSGCGIAPPILAGYVVGVLHRHYASHPDCYATGFPELNDGDRPSPGSAIRVFAESRDALDAALDALEGERRLSGLAISGRIRAAPNQWEGPWVEYRRHRIPARVGKSEQHQESRLRRRAKRLAESQTLPYLMLTSASNLQRFSIHIQSITYEQSAVSSNKPDGYGLSRVNSRVLLPKLT; this comes from the coding sequence ATGCTTCCACTATTCTACAGCAATATTGAGTTACGCAGTGGGTGCGGCATTGCCCCACCCATCCTTGCTGGTTATGTGGTAGGAGTACTACACCGACACTACGCGAGTCATCCAGATTGTTACGCAACAGGTTTTCCTGAACTAAACGATGGAGATAGGCCATCACCAGGAAGCGCTATAAGGGTATTTGCAGAGTCCAGAGATGCTTTGGATGCTGCTCTGGATGCTCTTGAGGGTGAGCGGCGTCTGAGTGGCTTAGCTATTTCTGGCAGGATTCGCGCTGCACCTAATCAGTGGGAAGGGCCTTGGGTTGAGTACCGACGCCACCGCATTCCCGCACGGGTTGGAAAAAGCGAACAGCATCAGGAAAGCCGATTGCGCCGGAGAGCTAAGCGATTGGCGGAATCGCAAACGCTGCCCTACTTAATGTTGACCAGTGCGTCTAACTTGCAGCGATTTTCGATTCATATTCAGTCGATAACTTATGAGCAAAGCGCCGTGTCGTCTAACAAGCCTGATGGTTATGGGTTGTCTAGGGTCAATTCAAGAGTGTTGCTACCTAAACTCACATGA
- the csy3 gene encoding type I-F CRISPR-associated protein Csy3 → MTHTTFNKLPAVLSFQRGVMISDALFFNRLENGDETQLMVVRHGIRGTQNVNSDAKKEVSNIQITESAKTSRDAVGVSVKYDFRAQPLSWSLFACAGEKHQELKSALDGFIDRATTSEGLQEVARRYARNILNGRWLWRNRMLGASVRVKVSEHASENVIAEVDSLSIPLHHFDQYSKEETTIGSLIAENLSGKNVNSFLVTGMISLGFKGAVEVYPSQNYIESKPRGFARSLYKLGVPDPVYKGSAGLLELNDIRYMGQASLRDQKVGNALRTIDTWYPEYDLHQRPIPVEPHGANLDAQAFFRREGAARKASAFELLKRISLLDPNTDDGMFMIASLIRGGVFGESENNDSRNKAAK, encoded by the coding sequence ATGACTCACACTACGTTTAATAAATTGCCTGCCGTATTAAGTTTTCAAAGAGGGGTAATGATCTCCGATGCTCTGTTTTTTAATCGTCTGGAAAACGGTGATGAAACGCAGCTGATGGTGGTGAGGCATGGTATCCGTGGCACGCAGAACGTGAACTCGGATGCAAAGAAAGAGGTCAGCAATATTCAAATTACTGAATCCGCCAAGACTTCAAGAGACGCTGTCGGCGTTTCCGTTAAGTATGACTTTCGAGCTCAACCATTATCATGGTCATTGTTTGCCTGCGCAGGCGAGAAGCATCAGGAACTAAAATCAGCGTTGGATGGTTTTATTGATCGCGCTACCACAAGCGAAGGCCTCCAGGAAGTAGCGCGGAGATACGCAAGAAATATTCTCAATGGGCGGTGGCTATGGCGAAATAGAATGCTTGGAGCCTCAGTGAGGGTCAAAGTGTCAGAGCACGCATCAGAGAATGTGATTGCCGAAGTGGATTCTCTCTCTATCCCCTTACATCACTTTGATCAATATTCAAAGGAAGAAACGACAATCGGAAGTCTGATAGCTGAGAATTTGAGCGGAAAAAACGTTAACTCTTTCCTGGTAACGGGGATGATTAGCTTGGGCTTTAAGGGAGCTGTCGAAGTATATCCTTCTCAAAACTATATTGAGTCAAAGCCCAGAGGCTTTGCGAGATCACTATATAAACTAGGTGTCCCCGATCCTGTCTATAAAGGCTCAGCTGGCTTGCTCGAACTTAATGATATCCGATATATGGGGCAAGCGTCTCTGCGCGACCAAAAGGTTGGCAACGCTTTGCGAACAATCGACACTTGGTACCCTGAATATGATCTACACCAAAGACCTATTCCAGTTGAACCGCACGGTGCGAATTTGGATGCTCAGGCCTTTTTCCGAAGAGAGGGCGCCGCTCGAAAGGCTTCGGCTTTCGAGTTACTGAAAAGGATCTCTTTGCTGGACCCAAATACAGACGATGGAATGTTTATGATCGCTAGCTTAATTCGTGGAGGGGTCTTTGGTGAGTCTGAAAACAACGATTCAAGAAACAAGGCTGCTAAGTAG
- a CDS encoding type I-F CRISPR-associated protein Csy2: MRYVVIPQIEVQRANALATPWCVSLAPVFACTMLGHALGRFLGIQPSAVGVLHIDAQLLAESELPKGYGCYPHQFRGATYIDKKDYSSKNKYAISLQPTASMNLTVSLVLTFNDECPSGSDVERAFQRCRLAGGVIIRHGRISICESLSDDGGVFTLLRSGYWLLDRSAELVAGEQGRVENLLRLVNDSPGLDENKQPIKKRWLSPAVLGYAAITNFSQRKLVRENKLHAFAEPLVGLVEYVTANQVATSSDLFWRGAWTDKDVFTVTALSANQINKGH, encoded by the coding sequence ATGCGATATGTCGTTATCCCCCAAATTGAAGTCCAACGGGCAAATGCATTGGCTACGCCTTGGTGCGTTTCTCTTGCTCCTGTTTTCGCCTGTACGATGCTTGGCCACGCATTAGGAAGATTCCTTGGTATCCAACCTAGTGCAGTTGGCGTCCTTCATATCGACGCCCAACTACTCGCGGAGTCTGAACTACCTAAGGGTTACGGCTGTTATCCTCATCAGTTCCGCGGTGCAACTTATATAGATAAGAAAGACTACAGCTCAAAAAACAAGTACGCCATTTCTCTTCAGCCGACAGCCTCCATGAATTTAACCGTTTCACTGGTGCTTACATTTAATGACGAATGCCCATCCGGTAGTGATGTTGAGCGTGCATTTCAGCGCTGTCGGTTGGCGGGCGGTGTCATCATCCGCCATGGGCGTATCTCAATTTGCGAGTCTCTGAGTGATGATGGCGGCGTTTTCACGTTATTACGTTCGGGTTATTGGCTGTTAGACCGGAGTGCTGAGTTAGTAGCAGGGGAGCAAGGGCGTGTAGAAAATCTATTGCGATTGGTTAATGACTCTCCTGGCTTGGATGAAAATAAACAACCTATAAAAAAGCGCTGGTTATCCCCGGCAGTATTGGGGTATGCGGCCATCACTAATTTTTCTCAAAGAAAACTTGTTCGCGAAAATAAACTTCACGCTTTCGCAGAGCCATTAGTAGGGTTAGTCGAGTATGTCACTGCCAATCAAGTTGCTACATCTAGTGACCTATTCTGGCGGGGAGCGTGGACTGACAAAGATGTGTTTACTGTGACGGCTCTCTCTGCCAATCAAATTAATAAGGGGCACTAA
- a CDS encoding WYL domain-containing protein, which translates to MNNYDNPAKFILRRAIWWGRVTRKDIVNACKLSPPTANRVMEYALSRAEWKSVLVRKPKHIEIALRAPIPRDASALTMLKLLEIDPYNFALIGLRVPDELQIIEVILRNPVQVTSNTAHEIIRATIQKRPLDIRYVGLRIGESGRWRTIVPVAFEVFRGQWRIRAHDLEDLSFKVKTFVVARILEAAFSEREKPKSLLLETGHSATPRYLVKLDPRLTPDQCTALRQELGLNSGGEIQLSEDALFDFQRSYMDKANNQPDHIIWPPVVDLQKQS; encoded by the coding sequence ATGAATAACTACGATAACCCTGCAAAATTTATCCTTCGAAGGGCTATATGGTGGGGGCGGGTCACACGAAAAGACATTGTGAACGCCTGCAAATTGAGTCCACCTACAGCTAATCGGGTCATGGAGTACGCTCTCTCTAGAGCAGAATGGAAGAGTGTTTTGGTTAGAAAGCCAAAGCACATAGAAATAGCCTTACGTGCGCCAATTCCTCGCGACGCCAGCGCTCTCACCATGCTCAAATTGTTAGAAATCGACCCCTACAATTTTGCATTGATCGGTCTGAGGGTCCCTGATGAGCTTCAGATAATAGAAGTTATTCTACGCAACCCTGTACAAGTCACCTCCAACACAGCCCATGAAATAATCAGAGCAACAATTCAAAAAAGGCCCTTGGATATTCGTTACGTCGGGCTGCGCATTGGTGAGTCGGGACGATGGAGAACTATTGTGCCAGTCGCGTTTGAAGTATTTCGCGGGCAATGGAGGATCAGAGCCCATGATCTCGAAGATCTTTCGTTTAAAGTAAAGACATTTGTAGTGGCGCGAATACTGGAAGCGGCCTTCTCAGAAAGAGAAAAACCTAAGAGTTTATTACTAGAAACCGGTCACTCAGCGACGCCGAGATACCTCGTGAAGCTGGACCCCAGATTGACTCCTGATCAATGCACCGCTCTGAGACAAGAATTAGGTCTAAATAGCGGAGGAGAAATACAGCTATCTGAGGACGCTCTTTTCGACTTTCAGCGTAGCTATATGGATAAAGCTAACAACCAACCGGACCATATTATCTGGCCTCCTGTGGTGGATTTACAGAAGCAGTCCTAG
- the cas3f gene encoding type I-F CRISPR-associated helicase Cas3f, whose amino-acid sequence MHVLFVSQCEKKALKRTRAILDRYAIRIADRCWVTPITEEALHDVRLVIRRQASRHTAVACYRNKGMQQMRLLWTVGKSSTFGAQGEAAIGTRSRAKPQLPPWAKIACLVAQAGGFDHDVGKASRHFQHKLHQALTENSVIIKDRTRHEWTSMKLYQWMRRLKLFDWSIAWQSLKDDPAKNDMPFKVGTTFKPISSVFDALDFIVLTHHSLLGPSEPKNSGDTPTNEEHTQRLNGMGDDDSLFEPAADIDMALLGRLARLTERLQQAHIDRQDDPSYWRAIAIISRAGLILADHEVSSRTPAPNLRKKSSLFANTKSLNFQSFRRSRSSKKQRACELNQSLEWHLSNVGMRAAEYVHYFVNSGLPGVTQQSRDQILSPSCSERFSWQDVAVSHLCNLSENFIPTLIFNLAGTGAGKTRMNVKALTALRPEEEPLRIAAGFNLRTLTLQTHSALKSQLGLGEDEVACVIGDRLPEALHDAGMKYDEDNELELEYETTGGVAENPAWLRTLLLNRPHLSDLVGSPVLVSTMDYLVNAGDLSKQGHHAEALLRIASSDLILDEVDSYDPESLVSVLRVVQMSALFGRNIIASSATLAEPVANALFEAYQSGVEMYAALRNATPEVRVAFLDNHLDPHSVILKDKCAFNDAYRDRLQAQMRRVSEQPIYRMPTFRKIPLPNSPSPAFDTFCHAIEESVFEMHKNHRWNYIAGKRVSFGIVRVAQVKTCVEIARRLGKHPCIHVTAYHSVDMPLRKFRKEQALDRLFKRNPEQTYGSNSALLSDPDIQDRVAKTPGDDILFIVVATPIEEVGRDHDFDWAVIEPSSVHSIVQLAGRVNRHRLISVTTPNITILQYNLRYLEKKARSFFHPGNEPADFPYETHDVCILLGEELERLDATLQFGVEGEKCKFAKYDENSVKTRLDNPIKVIRADASRPLTWITIGHYKRYPLRQRSAAFIYRISLQEESPDPLLHEKRKTLKDEWVTTTKKIESSQPANPYWLIQDLEEVIEEADTIENESYRASALTFERSNKELTLFDRFLGGY is encoded by the coding sequence ATGCATGTACTTTTTGTCTCACAATGTGAAAAAAAAGCCTTAAAGCGCACTCGCGCGATACTTGATCGATATGCGATAAGAATTGCGGACCGTTGTTGGGTTACGCCTATTACCGAAGAGGCTTTACATGATGTCCGCTTGGTAATACGGCGTCAGGCTTCGCGCCATACGGCTGTCGCATGTTATCGCAATAAAGGGATGCAACAGATGCGGTTGCTATGGACGGTGGGCAAGTCGAGCACCTTTGGAGCTCAAGGTGAGGCTGCCATCGGTACGCGCAGCCGAGCTAAGCCTCAACTTCCTCCATGGGCTAAAATTGCCTGTCTGGTCGCCCAAGCAGGTGGGTTTGATCACGATGTGGGCAAGGCGTCACGCCACTTTCAGCACAAACTGCACCAAGCGCTGACAGAAAACTCTGTGATCATTAAAGATCGCACCCGTCACGAATGGACTTCAATGAAGCTCTATCAATGGATGAGACGATTAAAGCTATTTGATTGGAGCATTGCATGGCAGTCCCTGAAAGACGACCCTGCGAAAAATGATATGCCTTTCAAAGTTGGGACAACATTCAAACCTATTTCCAGTGTTTTCGATGCATTGGATTTTATAGTTCTTACTCACCATAGCTTGCTGGGTCCATCTGAGCCCAAGAATAGCGGCGATACTCCGACGAATGAGGAGCATACTCAGCGCCTGAATGGTATGGGAGATGATGATAGCTTGTTTGAACCAGCAGCAGACATAGATATGGCGCTGTTGGGTCGTTTGGCTCGACTTACCGAGCGTTTACAGCAGGCGCATATTGATCGACAGGATGACCCTTCCTATTGGAGAGCTATTGCGATTATATCCAGAGCAGGCCTGATCCTAGCTGACCACGAGGTTTCCAGTAGGACGCCAGCGCCAAATTTAAGAAAAAAATCATCATTATTTGCGAATACAAAATCCCTTAACTTTCAGTCCTTCCGAAGGAGCAGAAGCTCCAAAAAGCAGAGAGCTTGCGAACTCAATCAATCGCTAGAGTGGCACCTAAGTAACGTTGGAATGCGCGCTGCAGAGTATGTCCATTACTTCGTAAATTCAGGGCTGCCTGGAGTCACTCAACAATCACGCGATCAGATACTTTCACCATCTTGCTCAGAACGTTTTAGTTGGCAAGATGTCGCAGTTAGCCATCTCTGTAATCTATCGGAAAACTTCATACCCACGCTGATTTTCAATCTTGCCGGAACCGGCGCCGGGAAAACGAGAATGAACGTGAAAGCATTAACCGCTTTACGTCCAGAAGAGGAGCCCCTTCGAATTGCCGCAGGATTCAATCTACGCACACTCACATTACAAACTCACTCCGCGCTGAAAAGCCAACTGGGGCTGGGAGAGGACGAAGTGGCTTGTGTGATAGGAGACCGCCTGCCAGAGGCGTTACATGACGCTGGAATGAAGTATGACGAGGATAACGAGCTTGAATTGGAGTACGAAACGACAGGTGGAGTAGCAGAAAATCCTGCGTGGTTAAGAACCTTACTTCTTAATCGCCCCCATTTGAGTGATTTGGTGGGCTCTCCTGTATTGGTGTCAACGATGGACTACCTGGTAAACGCTGGAGATTTAAGCAAGCAAGGCCATCACGCAGAAGCTTTGTTACGCATTGCGAGCAGTGACTTGATACTGGATGAAGTCGACAGTTATGACCCTGAATCACTGGTGTCGGTATTGCGAGTCGTTCAAATGTCCGCGCTTTTCGGACGCAATATCATAGCCTCCAGTGCGACGTTAGCTGAGCCGGTGGCAAATGCACTGTTTGAAGCATACCAGTCTGGTGTGGAAATGTACGCGGCGCTGCGCAACGCGACACCGGAAGTACGCGTTGCATTCCTGGATAATCACTTAGATCCGCATTCCGTCATATTGAAAGATAAATGTGCTTTTAACGACGCTTATCGCGACCGATTGCAAGCTCAAATGCGGCGCGTCAGCGAGCAACCCATATATCGAATGCCGACGTTTAGAAAAATTCCACTTCCCAATAGTCCTAGCCCGGCATTTGACACTTTCTGCCATGCTATCGAAGAGTCAGTGTTTGAGATGCATAAAAACCATAGGTGGAACTATATCGCGGGTAAGAGGGTTTCCTTCGGAATAGTTCGGGTTGCGCAAGTAAAAACATGTGTTGAGATTGCCCGAAGACTTGGCAAACATCCGTGTATTCACGTGACAGCATACCACTCAGTTGACATGCCACTAAGGAAGTTTCGGAAGGAGCAAGCGCTAGACAGACTTTTTAAGCGCAACCCAGAACAGACTTATGGCAGTAACAGTGCATTACTTAGCGACCCAGACATCCAAGATCGAGTCGCTAAGACCCCGGGTGATGACATCCTCTTTATTGTTGTAGCGACGCCAATTGAAGAAGTGGGAAGAGATCATGACTTTGACTGGGCGGTTATTGAACCATCGTCCGTACATTCAATCGTCCAGCTTGCAGGCAGGGTCAATCGCCACCGGCTAATCTCTGTGACAACGCCTAACATCACCATCCTTCAATACAATCTGCGTTATTTGGAAAAAAAGGCGCGTTCATTTTTTCATCCTGGTAATGAACCAGCTGATTTCCCCTACGAAACCCATGATGTATGCATACTTCTTGGTGAAGAGTTAGAAAGACTTGATGCAACGTTGCAATTCGGCGTAGAAGGGGAAAAATGTAAATTTGCCAAGTATGACGAGAACAGTGTCAAAACTAGACTGGATAATCCCATAAAGGTCATTCGTGCTGACGCCTCACGCCCACTCACATGGATCACTATAGGTCACTATAAGCGATACCCTTTAAGACAAAGGAGCGCTGCATTTATCTATCGCATTTCACTCCAGGAAGAGAGCCCTGATCCGTTGTTGCATGAGAAAAGAAAAACACTAAAAGACGAGTGGGTCACTACAACAAAAAAAATAGAAAGTTCGCAGCCTGCAAATCCCTATTGGCTGATACAGGATCTAGAAGAGGTCATTGAGGAGGCAGATACAATTGAGAATGAAAGTTACAGGGCTTCGGCTCTGACCTTTGAAAGAAGCAACAAAGAGCTGACCCTGTTTGATCGATTCCTTGGAGGGTATTGA